One region of Dokdonia sp. 4H-3-7-5 genomic DNA includes:
- a CDS encoding DMT family transporter — protein sequence MIKGVVYMLIAAFAFTWMNLLAKYLEDFHPLQVVFFRCVGTFIFIFPYMLIKRVPVIGSNFSWLITRGILSFVSLALYFVVIQRIPLGSAVALRYTAPLFSAIFALWFLKEKVKPWQWVALVISVIGALVLKGVDFRIDTISFILIIMSSILVGGVFTIVRYLGSREHFLTIINYFMVISIIGSLFFIQHWRMPVGVEWWYVSGIGVFGLFGQVFLTRSFQLADTATVAPIKYMELVYALILGYFLFNERYDTAPLVGMGVLVIGMLLNVWVKRRA from the coding sequence GTGATAAAAGGAGTTGTTTACATGCTTATTGCTGCATTTGCGTTTACGTGGATGAACTTACTGGCAAAATATCTCGAAGATTTTCACCCACTACAGGTAGTGTTTTTTAGATGTGTGGGCACCTTTATTTTTATTTTTCCTTACATGCTTATCAAGCGAGTTCCTGTTATAGGGAGTAATTTCTCTTGGCTCATAACTAGAGGGATATTGAGTTTTGTTTCTCTCGCGCTTTATTTTGTGGTCATACAGCGCATCCCATTAGGATCTGCCGTTGCTTTACGATATACAGCCCCTTTGTTTAGTGCCATCTTTGCGCTTTGGTTTTTAAAAGAAAAAGTAAAACCATGGCAATGGGTGGCATTAGTCATTTCTGTTATAGGAGCTCTTGTGTTAAAAGGAGTCGATTTTAGAATAGATACGATAAGTTTTATACTCATTATTATGTCTTCTATTTTGGTAGGTGGTGTGTTTACCATTGTGCGTTATTTAGGATCGCGAGAACATTTTTTAACCATAATCAACTACTTTATGGTAATCTCTATCATAGGTAGTCTTTTCTTTATACAACACTGGCGTATGCCTGTAGGTGTTGAGTGGTGGTATGTAAGTGGTATTGGCGTCTTTGGACTTTTTGGCCAAGTATTCTTAACGCGTTCTTTCCAACTTGCAGATACAGCTACCGTAGCTCCCATTAAATACATGGAACTCGTATATGCTTTAATCTTAGGTTACTTTCTCTTTAATGAACGGTATGACACCGCTCCTCTAGTAGGGATGGGAGTTCTAGTCATAGGGATGCTACTTAACGTTTGGGTAAAGAGAAGAGCTTAG
- the rodA gene encoding rod shape-determining protein RodA — MSRFTRNVGSFDWVLILLYLALVAIGWVNIYSAAFDPDTQAFASMNNLYFKQLVWIFLGFLIITFILFLDSKFFERFSSVIYIGSLLSLILLFVFGKTISGATSWYNLGFMSLQPSEFAKAATALALAKYLSDIQTNIKTIKDQVRALAIIAIPALIIVPQPDPGSALVYAAFFFPLYREGLAASYLILGASTITLFVLTLVLGPIYVSLIVLVIALILFARNRKKRPSKRLYIGLVAAACLFAFSVNYIFENIFEQRHRDRFNIVLGKEVDAKSIGYNTQQSEIAIGNGGWFGRGFLEGTQTKGKFVPEQHTDYIFSTVGEEWGFLGSTLVIILFVVLILRIIQLSEKQKNDFSRIYGYSLAGILFIHFVVNIGMVIGLLPTVGIPLPFFSYGGSGLWGFTILLFIFVKLDGNRVNEW, encoded by the coding sequence ATGAGCCGTTTTACAAGGAATGTTGGTAGTTTTGACTGGGTACTTATTTTATTATACTTAGCCCTCGTAGCTATAGGCTGGGTTAATATTTACTCTGCTGCCTTTGATCCAGATACACAAGCTTTTGCAAGTATGAATAACTTGTACTTCAAGCAACTTGTGTGGATATTTCTAGGCTTTCTTATCATTACGTTTATTCTCTTCTTAGACTCAAAATTCTTTGAGCGATTCTCTAGTGTCATTTACATAGGCTCGTTGCTGTCATTAATATTATTGTTTGTTTTTGGTAAGACTATATCTGGGGCAACAAGTTGGTACAATCTCGGTTTTATGAGTTTGCAGCCTAGTGAATTTGCCAAAGCCGCTACCGCACTAGCACTCGCCAAATATCTGAGCGACATACAAACCAATATAAAAACCATAAAAGATCAAGTACGTGCTCTTGCTATTATAGCAATACCAGCACTTATCATTGTGCCACAACCAGATCCTGGAAGTGCATTAGTTTATGCTGCATTTTTCTTTCCGCTATATAGAGAGGGACTTGCTGCTAGTTATTTAATTCTAGGAGCATCTACGATTACGTTATTTGTGCTTACACTAGTTTTAGGACCTATTTATGTGTCTCTAATTGTTCTTGTGATTGCCTTGATACTGTTTGCTAGAAATAGAAAAAAACGACCCTCAAAACGTCTTTATATAGGTCTTGTTGCAGCAGCATGTCTTTTTGCATTTTCTGTAAACTACATTTTCGAAAATATCTTCGAGCAACGTCACCGCGACCGTTTTAATATTGTTTTGGGTAAAGAGGTAGATGCAAAAAGTATAGGATATAATACACAGCAAAGTGAGATTGCCATAGGTAATGGTGGCTGGTTTGGAAGAGGGTTTCTAGAAGGAACACAAACTAAAGGTAAGTTTGTACCAGAACAACACACAGATTATATTTTCTCAACAGTTGGTGAAGAGTGGGGTTTCCTTGGGAGTACCCTAGTAATCATCTTATTTGTAGTGCTTATTTTGAGGATCATCCAACTATCAGAAAAACAAAAAAATGACTTCTCGCGCATTTATGGATACAGCCTCGCAGGAATTTTATTCATTCACTTTGTAGTAAACATTGGGATGGTCATAGGTCTCTTACCTACGGTAGGAATTCCTTTGCCGTTTTTCAGTTACGGAGGATCAGGATTATGGGGCTTCACTATTTTACTATTCATCTTTGTAAAACTAGATGGTAATAGAGTAAACGAGTGGTAA
- the mrdA gene encoding penicillin-binding protein 2: protein MRKLLLLFIVLTTGVLFIARLFYLQVYDTSAAVLSESNAIKQQFEIPQRGRIYDRYGELLVSNQPSYDLMAIPREIKPFDTLKLCSLLNIDKEKLVKQLNKAIHYSPRHPSVIVPTMSQEEFAYLGEQMRKFEGFFIQKRSLRDYQIDFGANFLGYIQEVHQGIIDKQPYYISGDLIGRQGVEQKYEELLRGKKGIKYLQKDRFNRVIGPYKEGTLDQEPEEGKNIYLTIDSELQKYGEELMQGKRGGIVAIEPSTGEILALVAAPNYDPALMVGRERSKNYSKLDNDSIAKPLYDRALLGEYAPGSPFKALTGLIALQEGAIGLDDRVYCNGGMRYGRGRTFGCHHHKSPVQMISGIAYSCNAYFGTAYLNTLNKYDTPQEGIAAWQGHLKSFGLGDFMGYDLPIGRPGFIPGASYYNKIHDYPNRRWGSAATLSNSIGQGEVALTPMQMAHFTATIANRGWFYRPHIIKKIEGQDTIPSQFEQKNYTTIDAKHFEPVIQGLNDVYNYGTAANLKVPGIDISGKTGTAENYAKIDGVTTQLTDHSTFVAFAPKDKPKIAIAIFVENGYWGSRYGGRIASLMIEKYINREVTRKDLEQWILTHTLEEEYAKPLSGKPFKINY from the coding sequence ATGAGAAAATTACTACTCCTCTTTATTGTTCTTACTACTGGTGTACTCTTTATTGCTAGACTATTTTATCTGCAGGTGTATGACACCTCTGCAGCTGTTTTATCTGAGAGTAACGCTATAAAGCAACAATTTGAAATCCCACAACGTGGTCGTATTTATGACCGCTATGGAGAACTTTTAGTTTCTAACCAGCCATCATATGATTTAATGGCTATACCTAGAGAAATCAAACCTTTTGACACGCTCAAGCTATGCTCATTATTAAATATTGATAAAGAAAAACTTGTAAAACAACTTAACAAGGCAATACATTATTCTCCTAGGCATCCTTCTGTTATAGTGCCTACTATGTCACAAGAAGAATTTGCATACTTAGGCGAGCAAATGCGCAAGTTTGAAGGCTTCTTTATCCAGAAAAGATCATTACGTGACTATCAGATAGACTTTGGCGCAAACTTTCTTGGATACATCCAAGAAGTACACCAAGGGATTATTGATAAACAGCCTTACTATATAAGCGGAGATTTAATAGGACGACAAGGTGTTGAACAAAAATATGAAGAGCTCCTAAGAGGAAAAAAAGGGATCAAATACCTTCAAAAAGATCGATTTAATCGTGTTATAGGCCCTTACAAAGAAGGCACACTTGATCAAGAACCTGAAGAAGGAAAGAATATATATCTTACCATAGATTCTGAACTTCAAAAATATGGAGAAGAATTAATGCAAGGTAAGCGCGGTGGCATTGTAGCCATTGAGCCATCTACTGGAGAAATTCTAGCACTTGTGGCTGCTCCCAATTATGACCCTGCTTTAATGGTAGGTCGTGAGCGATCTAAAAATTATTCAAAACTTGATAACGACTCTATTGCAAAGCCTCTTTATGACAGAGCATTGCTAGGAGAATATGCGCCAGGATCACCTTTTAAAGCACTTACGGGACTCATTGCACTCCAAGAAGGAGCGATTGGTCTTGATGATAGAGTGTATTGTAATGGAGGAATGAGATATGGTAGAGGAAGGACCTTTGGGTGTCACCACCATAAAAGTCCAGTACAAATGATCAGTGGTATTGCTTACTCTTGTAATGCCTACTTTGGAACTGCTTACTTAAATACTCTCAATAAATACGATACGCCACAAGAAGGTATTGCTGCATGGCAAGGCCACCTTAAGAGTTTTGGACTAGGAGATTTTATGGGTTATGACTTACCTATAGGAAGACCAGGTTTCATTCCAGGGGCTTCATACTATAACAAAATCCATGATTACCCTAATAGAAGATGGGGAAGTGCTGCAACATTATCTAACTCTATTGGACAAGGGGAAGTTGCACTTACTCCAATGCAAATGGCACACTTTACAGCAACTATTGCAAATAGAGGCTGGTTTTACAGACCGCACATCATAAAAAAAATAGAAGGACAAGACACGATTCCTTCTCAATTTGAACAGAAAAATTATACCACTATAGATGCAAAACACTTTGAACCTGTGATACAAGGGCTCAATGATGTGTACAATTATGGGACTGCAGCAAACTTAAAAGTACCTGGAATAGATATTTCAGGTAAAACAGGTACAGCAGAGAATTATGCTAAAATAGATGGAGTAACAACACAGCTTACAGACCACTCTACTTTTGTAGCCTTTGCTCCTAAAGACAAACCAAAGATTGCTATTGCCATCTTTGTAGAAAATGGGTATTGGGGATCTCGTTACGGTGGCCGTATCGCATCTCTCATGATTGAAAAATACATTAACAGAGAAGTAACGCGTAAGGATTTAGAACAATGGATTCTCACACATACCCTTGAGGAAGAATATGCTAAACCATTGAGTGGCAAGCCTTTTAAAATAAATTATTAA
- the mreC gene encoding rod shape-determining protein MreC, giving the protein MHQIINFLIRNKHFLLFAFLLMLSLVFTIQSHSYHRSKFVNSANWFTGGIYGSVTSVQDYFKLKTYNKQLLEENARLREMLKSPNEDNLDLEVLTDITSPIPSDSLRKFSYIPAKVLNNNYAKTDNFITLLGGSQDSIHKDQGVITSKGIVGIIDKTSSGYSTVLSILNSNFTTSAKLRASEHFGTMQWDGEDPNIVQVIDMQQQAPVKLGDTIETSGKSAIFPKGIPIGTVNEFVLDPSKNFYTLSIKLINDMTNLGHVYVVENSYKKEIIALETQQDEE; this is encoded by the coding sequence ATGCATCAGATTATCAATTTCTTGATCAGGAACAAGCACTTCCTGCTGTTTGCATTTTTACTAATGCTGTCGCTTGTTTTTACCATACAATCTCATTCTTATCACCGTAGTAAATTTGTAAACTCTGCAAACTGGTTTACGGGTGGCATTTATGGATCTGTAACTAGTGTTCAAGATTATTTTAAACTAAAGACTTACAATAAACAGCTTCTAGAAGAGAATGCCCGCTTACGCGAAATGTTGAAATCACCTAACGAGGATAATCTTGACCTTGAAGTTCTCACAGACATAACATCACCTATCCCGTCAGATAGTCTGCGAAAATTCTCCTACATTCCTGCAAAGGTTCTCAATAACAACTATGCAAAGACAGATAATTTTATTACTCTTTTAGGTGGGTCACAAGATAGTATTCACAAAGACCAAGGAGTAATCACTAGCAAAGGAATCGTAGGTATTATTGATAAAACATCTTCTGGTTACAGTACCGTATTATCTATTCTCAATTCTAACTTTACCACAAGTGCAAAGTTAAGAGCGTCGGAACATTTTGGGACAATGCAATGGGATGGTGAGGACCCAAATATCGTTCAGGTTATTGATATGCAACAGCAAGCACCTGTAAAACTAGGTGATACCATAGAAACCAGTGGGAAATCGGCAATTTTCCCGAAAGGGATTCCTATAGGTACAGTAAACGAGTTTGTATTAGATCCAAGTAAAAACTTCTATACATTATCTATTAAACTTATTAATGACATGACTAATCTAGGTCATGTGTATGTGGTAGAAAATAGCTATAAGAAGGAAATCATAGCACTAGAAACACAGCAAGATGAAGAATAG
- a CDS encoding rod shape-determining protein, producing the protein MGFFDFLTEDIAIDLGTANTLIIHNDKVVVDSPSIVARDRTTKKIIAVGKEAAQMQGKTHENIKTIRPLKDGVIADFDASEQMIAMFIKEIPALKKKFFPPALRMVICIPSGITEVEMRAVKESAERVNGKEVYLIHEPMAAAIGIGVDIMQPKGNMIVDIGGGTTEIAVIALGGIVCDKSVKIAGDVFTNDIIYYMRTQHNLYVGERSAEKIKIQIGAATEDLEVPPEEMSVQGRDLLTGKPKQVQISYREIAKALDKSILRIEDAVMETLSQTPPELAADIYNTGIYLAGGGSMLRGLDKRLSQKTDLPVYIAEDPLRAVVRGTGICLKNIAKYKSVLIK; encoded by the coding sequence ATGGGATTTTTTGATTTTTTAACCGAAGATATAGCAATTGACCTCGGTACCGCAAACACACTGATTATTCACAACGACAAGGTAGTGGTAGATAGCCCCTCCATAGTTGCTAGGGATAGGACGACCAAAAAAATCATAGCTGTAGGTAAGGAAGCTGCTCAAATGCAGGGGAAAACGCATGAAAATATCAAGACAATTAGACCTCTTAAGGATGGTGTAATTGCAGATTTTGACGCGAGTGAACAAATGATTGCGATGTTCATTAAAGAAATCCCTGCGCTTAAAAAGAAATTCTTTCCACCAGCATTGCGCATGGTGATTTGTATTCCTTCTGGAATTACAGAAGTAGAGATGCGAGCAGTAAAAGAAAGTGCAGAGCGTGTAAATGGAAAAGAAGTTTACTTAATACACGAGCCTATGGCTGCGGCCATAGGTATAGGTGTAGACATCATGCAACCTAAGGGTAACATGATTGTAGATATAGGTGGTGGTACTACAGAAATTGCGGTGATTGCTCTAGGAGGAATTGTTTGTGATAAGTCTGTAAAAATTGCCGGTGATGTATTTACAAATGACATCATTTATTACATGCGCACCCAGCACAACCTCTATGTAGGTGAACGCAGTGCCGAAAAAATTAAAATACAAATAGGTGCCGCTACAGAGGATCTTGAAGTTCCGCCAGAGGAAATGAGCGTTCAAGGACGTGATCTTCTTACAGGTAAACCTAAACAAGTGCAAATAAGCTATCGCGAGATTGCAAAGGCACTTGATAAATCTATACTTCGTATAGAGGATGCGGTAATGGAAACATTATCTCAAACTCCTCCAGAACTCGCTGCCGATATTTATAACACAGGAATCTACCTTGCTGGTGGAGGATCTATGTTACGAGGTCTTGACAAGCGTCTTTCTCAAAAAACAGACTTACCTGTTTATATTGCCGAAGATCCGCTTAGGGCTGTAGTACGAGGTACTGGAATATGCCTAAAAAATATTGCGAAGTATAAGAGCGTTCTCATTAAATAG
- the purH gene encoding bifunctional phosphoribosylaminoimidazolecarboxamide formyltransferase/IMP cyclohydrolase, which yields MSTTKKIGAALISVFHKDGLAPIVQKLHEQGVTLYSTGGTEKFIKDLGIPVVPVEDVTSYPSILGGRVKTLHPKVFGGILNRQDHEGDVKEMEEFEIPQLDLVIVDLYPFEKTVASGAPEQDIIEKIDIGGISLIRAAAKNFKDTLCVSSMEDYAEVLDIITTGNGSTTIAQRKRFAAKSFAVSSHYDTAIFNYFNTDQEIPVLRHSKNEGKALRYGENPHQKGFFFGDFDEVFEKLHGKELSYNNLLDVDAAVNLISEFQGEAPTFAILKHNNACGFAQRDTMHQAYVDALAGDPTSAFGGVLIANGNIDISTANEIHKLFCEVVIAPSYDADALEILKGKKNRIVLTLKNIVLPETTVRTCLNGTLVQGRDNKTDVKENLTNATTTAPTDKEIEDLLFASKICKHTKSNTIVLAKNKQLCASGTGQTSRVDALRQAIDKATSFGFDLKGSVMASDAFFPFPDCVEIADNAGITSVIQPGGSIKDQLTIDYCNEHNISMVMTGTRHFKH from the coding sequence ATGAGCACAACAAAAAAAATAGGCGCAGCACTAATTTCAGTATTCCATAAAGACGGCTTAGCCCCTATCGTTCAAAAGCTACACGAACAAGGAGTAACCCTTTATTCTACTGGTGGAACAGAGAAGTTTATTAAAGATTTAGGAATCCCAGTTGTACCTGTCGAGGATGTGACTTCTTACCCTTCTATCTTAGGTGGTCGTGTAAAAACATTACACCCTAAAGTTTTTGGAGGAATTTTAAACCGTCAAGATCACGAAGGAGATGTAAAGGAAATGGAAGAATTTGAAATTCCGCAGCTTGATCTTGTGATTGTAGATTTATACCCTTTTGAAAAAACAGTAGCTTCTGGCGCGCCAGAACAAGATATTATAGAAAAAATAGATATAGGTGGTATTTCACTTATACGTGCTGCAGCAAAAAACTTTAAAGACACCTTATGTGTATCTTCTATGGAAGACTATGCAGAGGTTCTTGACATTATTACTACAGGAAACGGAAGTACTACTATTGCACAGAGAAAACGTTTTGCAGCAAAGAGTTTTGCCGTTTCTTCTCATTACGATACTGCGATCTTCAATTATTTCAATACAGACCAAGAAATCCCAGTACTTAGACATAGTAAAAATGAAGGGAAAGCACTTAGATATGGAGAAAATCCGCATCAAAAAGGATTTTTCTTTGGAGATTTTGATGAAGTTTTTGAGAAGCTTCACGGTAAAGAATTATCATACAACAACCTGCTTGATGTAGATGCTGCTGTAAACTTAATTTCAGAATTTCAAGGAGAAGCACCTACGTTTGCTATTCTTAAACACAACAATGCATGTGGTTTTGCACAGCGTGACACTATGCACCAAGCATATGTAGACGCTCTTGCTGGAGATCCTACTTCTGCCTTTGGCGGAGTGTTAATTGCAAATGGAAACATAGATATTTCGACTGCAAATGAAATTCATAAATTATTCTGTGAGGTAGTGATAGCGCCGTCTTACGATGCAGATGCACTAGAAATTTTAAAAGGAAAGAAAAACAGGATAGTCCTTACGCTCAAAAATATCGTATTACCTGAGACAACCGTGCGCACTTGCCTTAACGGAACACTCGTTCAAGGTCGCGATAACAAGACAGATGTGAAGGAAAATTTAACAAACGCAACAACTACCGCTCCTACAGATAAGGAGATAGAAGATTTACTGTTTGCTTCAAAAATATGTAAGCACACAAAATCTAATACCATTGTACTTGCAAAGAACAAACAACTTTGTGCAAGTGGTACAGGTCAAACTTCTAGAGTTGATGCCTTAAGACAAGCTATTGATAAAGCAACCTCATTTGGTTTTGATCTTAAAGGATCTGTAATGGCAAGTGATGCATTTTTCCCATTTCCAGACTGTGTTGAGATTGCAGATAATGCGGGTATCACATCGGTAATTCAACCTGGTGGATCTATTAAAGATCAACTTACAATTGATTACTGTAATGAGCACAATATCTCAATGGTAATGACGGGAACAAGACATTTTAAACATTAA
- a CDS encoding ABC transporter permease → MLIYLRALGESFRFAVNALRNNKLRTFLSLMGVTVGIFSIIGVLAAVDSLEKDIKGSLSSLDQESMIIAHISFGPTEVPRWKRERFPLVTYEDYQNLQRNLPGLGAINYTMSIPSQKISYEGKVVESVQVDNATEGLFEIEKLEFEDGRFFNEQESINGVPVAIIGSVLRDNLFGEGVDPIGKQIKTLSRKFTIIGVLKKQGINAFGDSKDEKIVIPVNIIRRIYGDNNRSTFPTMTIVPAEGEDADEFYAIAEQKMRAGRSIKAGETSDFFINRLSGFTDAIDGIIGVLTTVGWLIGGFALLVGGFGIANIMFVSVKERTNLIGIQKALGAKRRFILFQFLFESVLLSIFGGFIGLVMVQLIVWLLDVSKIAGDFEFVLSFDNIFLGLFTTFIIGIIAGIIPAIGASRLDPVEAIRTGM, encoded by the coding sequence ATGCTAATATATTTAAGAGCCTTAGGGGAGAGTTTTAGATTTGCTGTAAATGCATTGCGCAATAACAAGCTTCGTACGTTTCTCTCTTTGATGGGAGTTACGGTTGGGATTTTCTCAATTATTGGGGTTCTCGCAGCGGTAGATTCGCTTGAAAAAGACATTAAGGGAAGTCTTTCTTCTCTAGATCAGGAGAGTATGATTATCGCTCATATCTCCTTTGGACCTACAGAAGTTCCGCGCTGGAAGCGAGAGCGTTTTCCGCTTGTTACTTATGAGGATTACCAGAACTTACAGCGTAACCTGCCTGGCTTAGGTGCTATAAACTACACGATGTCTATTCCTTCACAAAAGATTAGTTATGAAGGGAAAGTGGTAGAGAGTGTTCAAGTAGATAATGCAACCGAAGGGCTTTTTGAGATAGAAAAACTAGAATTTGAAGATGGACGCTTTTTTAATGAGCAAGAGTCTATAAATGGAGTGCCCGTTGCAATCATAGGATCTGTTTTGCGTGATAACCTTTTTGGAGAAGGTGTAGATCCAATAGGGAAACAAATAAAAACTTTAAGCAGGAAGTTTACAATCATTGGAGTTCTCAAGAAGCAAGGTATTAATGCCTTTGGAGATTCTAAGGATGAGAAAATAGTAATTCCAGTAAATATTATAAGACGTATTTATGGCGATAATAATAGATCTACTTTCCCTACAATGACAATCGTACCTGCAGAGGGTGAGGATGCAGATGAATTCTACGCTATCGCCGAACAGAAAATGAGAGCAGGTAGGTCTATAAAAGCTGGGGAAACTAGTGATTTCTTCATCAATAGACTTAGTGGTTTTACAGATGCTATTGATGGGATTATAGGTGTGCTTACTACAGTGGGCTGGTTAATTGGTGGCTTTGCACTACTAGTGGGTGGTTTCGGGATTGCAAATATTATGTTTGTGAGTGTCAAAGAGCGCACAAACCTCATAGGTATACAGAAGGCGCTAGGAGCAAAGCGCCGTTTCATCTTATTTCAGTTTTTATTTGAATCTGTATTGTTATCTATTTTTGGCGGATTTATTGGACTTGTTATGGTGCAGCTTATAGTATGGCTGCTAGATGTCTCTAAGATTGCGGGAGACTTTGAATTTGTATTATCTTTTGATAATATTTTCTTAGGACTCTTCACAACATTTATCATAGGTATCATTGCAGGGATAATCCCAGCAATAGGAGCCTCACGACTAGATCCTGTAGAAGCAATAAGAACAGGGATGTAA
- a CDS encoding GAF domain-containing protein: MAFEDLKIEVSRIADKKEDSATSKMTAICELLRERIEYYDWVGFYMANHEKRTLHLEAFAGEPTDHTVIPFGKGICGQVAESNANFVVPDVKAQDNYIACSITVKSEIVIPLFKDGKNIGQIDIDSSHVDPFTKDDEDFLEFVNVQVAALL; encoded by the coding sequence ATGGCTTTTGAAGATTTAAAAATAGAAGTAAGCCGCATCGCGGATAAAAAAGAAGATAGCGCTACAAGCAAAATGACTGCAATATGTGAGTTATTGCGCGAGCGCATAGAATATTATGACTGGGTAGGTTTTTACATGGCAAACCATGAAAAGCGCACATTACACCTAGAAGCATTTGCTGGAGAACCTACAGATCACACGGTAATTCCTTTTGGTAAAGGGATATGTGGTCAGGTAGCAGAATCTAATGCAAACTTTGTAGTGCCAGACGTAAAAGCGCAAGACAATTATATCGCTTGTTCTATCACTGTAAAAAGTGAGATTGTTATTCCATTATTTAAAGATGGTAAAAACATAGGGCAGATAGATATAGACTCAAGTCATGTAGATCCTTTTACAAAAGATGACGAAGATTTCCTCGAGTTTGTAAATGTGCAAGTTGCAGCATTGCTGTAA
- the xrtF gene encoding exosortase family protein XrtF, with amino-acid sequence MLKLLRKYKSVLRFLIIFIGSYLVFVVLYQLFLTYGGSSRYFPDIITHTVARQSQSVITSLGYDMQVVPSKWEPAMNLTMNGKTLARVVEGCNAVSVMLLFISFMLAFFGDMKRTLLFIFGGAALIYGMNVLRIALLTIGIYEYPQYADVLHGTIFPAVIYGTVFLLWIGWINSYKKPVKDE; translated from the coding sequence TTGCTTAAACTACTACGCAAATATAAGTCCGTACTTCGATTTCTCATTATCTTCATAGGAAGTTATTTGGTTTTTGTGGTGCTTTACCAACTATTTTTAACCTACGGAGGTAGTAGTCGCTATTTTCCCGACATTATTACACATACAGTTGCCAGACAAAGTCAATCTGTCATCACATCATTAGGTTATGACATGCAAGTGGTGCCAAGTAAATGGGAGCCTGCTATGAATCTCACAATGAATGGAAAAACGCTTGCTAGAGTTGTAGAAGGCTGTAATGCTGTAAGTGTAATGCTATTATTTATTTCATTCATGCTAGCATTCTTTGGTGATATGAAGCGTACGCTCTTATTCATTTTTGGAGGAGCAGCACTTATTTACGGGATGAATGTCTTGCGCATTGCATTACTTACCATAGGTATTTATGAGTATCCACAATATGCAGATGTACTTCATGGAACCATCTTTCCGGCGGTAATTTATGGTACCGTGTTCTTATTATGGATAGGCTGGATCAATTCTTACAAAAAACCGGTGAAGGATGAATAA
- a CDS encoding exosortase F system-associated membrane protein: MNKLVRVLIGGLLLLGLLYVRFRESELFYDPLIDYFHGDYQNKALPELAQGKFFLNVLLRYFINMLLSLGILWAVFTDRSILKFTSIFYLIVLVILLLPFYYLLHHHNPSEYLPLFYVRRFLIQPLLIFLLLPAFFYYRKVDK; encoded by the coding sequence ATGAATAAGTTAGTCCGCGTCCTGATAGGTGGATTGTTATTGTTGGGATTGTTGTATGTACGCTTTCGCGAAAGCGAACTATTCTACGATCCGCTTATTGATTACTTCCATGGTGATTATCAGAATAAGGCATTGCCCGAACTAGCGCAAGGGAAGTTCTTTTTAAATGTACTCTTGAGGTATTTCATCAACATGCTACTGTCTCTCGGAATTTTATGGGCAGTTTTTACAGATAGGAGTATTTTAAAATTCACGAGTATATTTTACTTGATAGTTTTGGTGATATTATTATTGCCGTTTTACTACTTACTACATCATCATAACCCTTCAGAATATCTGCCGTTATTCTACGTGCGTAGATTCTTAATACAGCCATTGTTGATTTTTCTCTTATTACCTGCTTTTTTTTATTACCGTAAGGTTGATAAATAG
- a CDS encoding DUF3347 domain-containing protein codes for MKNTLLVIAILAIVSCKQQEGANVQTAPTQVGIDAVVTENGDLNVTDAVEDVTFKTEEASQIHASYLMLKGALVNTNAKEAAQEAAKFKDVLDAQVESDITRNLSDDLALISMSKDAAEQRVAFENISKKVEVYLSSEITSGTIYKQYCPMAFEGKGAYWLSNSPEIRNPYYGDKMLKCGVVDKEIQ; via the coding sequence ATGAAAAACACTTTATTAGTAATAGCTATTCTAGCAATTGTGTCATGTAAACAACAAGAAGGTGCTAATGTGCAAACCGCTCCTACCCAAGTAGGGATTGATGCTGTAGTAACAGAAAATGGAGATTTAAATGTGACTGATGCTGTTGAAGATGTAACATTTAAAACAGAGGAAGCGTCACAAATTCACGCTTCTTATTTAATGTTAAAAGGTGCGCTCGTAAATACAAACGCTAAAGAAGCTGCTCAAGAAGCGGCAAAATTTAAAGATGTACTAGACGCTCAAGTAGAAAGTGATATCACGAGAAACTTAAGTGACGACCTAGCGCTTATCTCAATGTCTAAAGATGCTGCAGAGCAACGCGTAGCTTTTGAAAATATTTCAAAAAAGGTAGAGGTATATCTATCTAGCGAGATTACATCTGGCACTATATATAAGCAATACTGCCCGATGGCTTTTGAAGGTAAAGGTGCTTACTGGTTATCTAACTCTCCAGAAATACGTAACCCATATTACGGAGACAAGATGTTGAAGTGTGGTGTAGTAGATAAGGAGATTCAGTAA